A genomic region of Mitsuaria sp. 7 contains the following coding sequences:
- a CDS encoding SDR family oxidoreductase — MNPTYNFNGQVALVTGASSGLGLATAQAFAQSGAAVALVDRDAVRVAAAARTLTDAGHRAIAIVCDVSDEAQAKAAVEHTVSEFGRLDMAYNNAGILGPMCEMSEETVEGFDATQAVNLRGVWAFMKHELLQMKKQGSGAIVNCSSLGGLVGLSGRAAYHASKHGVIGLTKSAALDVASRGIRVNAVCPGCIETPMGDEIDPAAMTAFLKLQPIGRMGRPEEVAAAVLWLCSPAASMVLGVALPVDGGFVA; from the coding sequence GTGAACCCCACCTACAACTTCAACGGCCAGGTCGCTCTGGTCACCGGCGCAAGCTCCGGTCTCGGGCTGGCCACTGCCCAGGCCTTCGCCCAGTCCGGCGCCGCCGTGGCGCTCGTGGACCGTGACGCCGTGCGGGTTGCCGCTGCGGCCCGGACGCTGACGGACGCGGGCCATCGCGCCATCGCCATCGTGTGCGACGTGTCCGATGAAGCGCAGGCCAAGGCCGCCGTCGAACATACCGTGTCCGAATTCGGACGCCTCGACATGGCCTACAACAACGCCGGCATCCTCGGCCCGATGTGCGAGATGTCGGAAGAGACCGTCGAAGGCTTCGACGCCACGCAAGCCGTCAACCTGCGCGGCGTCTGGGCCTTCATGAAGCACGAGCTGCTGCAGATGAAGAAGCAGGGCAGCGGCGCCATCGTCAACTGCTCGTCGCTTGGCGGGCTCGTGGGACTCTCGGGGCGCGCGGCTTATCACGCCAGCAAGCATGGCGTGATCGGGCTCACCAAGAGCGCCGCGCTGGACGTGGCCAGCCGCGGCATCCGCGTCAACGCCGTCTGCCCCGGGTGCATCGAGACGCCCATGGGCGATGAGATCGATCCCGCCGCCATGACGGCGTTCCTGAAGCTGCAACCCATCGGCCGCATGGGACGTCCGGAGGAAGTGGCGGCTGCGGTGCTGTGGCTGTGCAGCCCGGCCGCCAGCATGGTGCTGGGCGTGGCACTTCCCGTGGACGGCGGCTTCGTCGCTTGA
- a CDS encoding response regulator transcription factor, giving the protein MYPRILLVEDEEGLMMSLTDRLSSEGYAVSQATDGERGLAMAIEESFDVVILDVRLPRKDGFEVCKGIRSAGRSVPILMLTARGQAEDRVQGLKSGADDYVVKPFHTAELLARLEALQRRGASGRYAARTEERVVTFGGIAVDLGREEIIRGAERLTLPPMEFKLLRYFIENKGLVLTRSKILKDVWGYDFLPTTRTIDVHVAGIRQKIEADPRNPKHLITLHRRGYKFLR; this is encoded by the coding sequence GTGTATCCACGGATTCTGCTGGTGGAGGACGAGGAAGGTCTGATGATGTCCCTGACCGATCGCCTGTCGAGCGAGGGGTATGCGGTGTCGCAGGCCACCGACGGAGAACGGGGCCTGGCCATGGCGATCGAAGAGTCCTTCGACGTCGTGATCCTGGACGTCCGCCTGCCCAGGAAGGATGGCTTCGAGGTCTGCAAGGGCATCCGGTCCGCGGGACGGTCCGTACCTATCCTGATGCTGACCGCACGGGGGCAGGCCGAGGATCGGGTCCAGGGACTCAAGTCGGGCGCGGACGACTATGTGGTGAAGCCGTTCCACACGGCTGAACTCCTGGCCCGTCTGGAGGCGCTGCAGCGGCGGGGAGCTTCCGGGCGGTACGCGGCAAGGACCGAGGAGCGGGTCGTCACCTTCGGCGGCATCGCCGTGGATCTGGGTCGCGAGGAGATCATCCGCGGCGCCGAGCGGCTGACCTTGCCGCCGATGGAGTTCAAGCTGCTGCGCTACTTCATCGAGAACAAGGGGCTGGTGCTGACCCGCAGCAAGATCCTGAAGGACGTGTGGGGCTACGACTTCCTCCCCACCACGCGAACCATCGATGTCCATGTGGCGGGTATCCGGCAGAAGATCGAAGCGGATCCCCGCAACCCGAAACACCTGATCACGCTTCATCGGCGGGGGTACAAGTTCCTCCGTTAG
- a CDS encoding tetratricopeptide repeat protein produces MTTNPPISAADILLRIVSARPTQHVEDVELHSSARGLSNAALDALVELAAITETTDEAAAEAGYRQAIANDPCHIEAFSQLTSLLSRQGRHDDALELIDQAVGWCSDIASLYFFAGEVQQSAGRVTKAIAAYEQALDLNPALAEAHYRLGALCEQLGEPRASAAHFRVYRRLVDENQSNRQLS; encoded by the coding sequence ATGACGACCAACCCGCCGATCTCCGCCGCCGACATCCTCCTCCGCATCGTTTCCGCACGACCCACGCAACACGTGGAGGACGTCGAACTGCACAGCTCGGCGCGCGGCCTGAGCAACGCGGCGCTGGATGCGCTGGTGGAACTCGCGGCCATCACGGAGACGACGGACGAAGCCGCCGCCGAAGCGGGCTACCGTCAGGCCATCGCCAACGATCCGTGCCACATCGAGGCGTTCTCGCAACTGACCTCGCTGCTCAGCCGGCAAGGCCGTCATGACGACGCGCTCGAGCTGATCGACCAGGCCGTGGGCTGGTGCAGCGACATCGCCTCGCTGTACTTCTTCGCCGGCGAGGTCCAGCAGAGCGCCGGTCGCGTGACGAAGGCCATCGCGGCGTACGAGCAGGCGCTCGACCTGAACCCGGCACTCGCCGAAGCGCATTACCGCCTGGGCGCGCTGTGCGAACAGCTCGGCGAGCCGCGCGCCTCCGCCGCCCACTTCCGCGTCTATCGCCGCCTCGTCGACGAGAACCAGTCGAACCGGCAACTGAGCTGA
- a CDS encoding AraC family transcriptional regulator, whose amino-acid sequence MSDPLSDVVRLLRPRAVMANVISGKGGWAVRYSEYGQPSFCIVLEGHSRLAVDGHEPVALQAGDFVLLPTTPAFTLSSVDAVPAMPMDPREAAKTRGELRYGERRGAADMRSLGGAFEFDCADPGLLVALLPRVVHVRGSSRLALLVQLVSEEAMTPRPGGDFMMTRLVEAMLIEAMRASATADAPAGMLRGLGDDRLAKALEQMHAKVERPWTVAQLAKLAALSRSAFYERFTRTVGVAPMAYLLAWRMEIAKELLRAGKLTVSGAAERVGYGSTSTFSTAFSRQVGMAPSRYARGAPNRENARVPTTTEGVES is encoded by the coding sequence ATGAGCGATCCGCTTTCCGATGTCGTGCGCCTGCTGCGTCCGCGCGCGGTCATGGCCAACGTGATCAGCGGCAAGGGCGGCTGGGCGGTGCGCTACAGCGAGTACGGCCAACCGAGCTTCTGCATCGTGCTGGAGGGGCACAGCCGGTTGGCGGTCGACGGCCATGAACCGGTGGCGCTCCAGGCCGGGGACTTCGTCCTGCTGCCGACGACGCCGGCCTTCACGCTGTCGAGCGTCGACGCGGTGCCGGCGATGCCGATGGATCCGCGGGAGGCCGCGAAGACGCGCGGTGAACTGCGCTACGGCGAGCGCCGAGGCGCGGCGGACATGCGCTCGCTCGGCGGCGCGTTCGAGTTCGACTGCGCCGACCCCGGTCTGCTGGTGGCGCTGCTGCCGCGCGTGGTGCACGTGCGAGGCTCATCGCGGCTGGCGCTGCTCGTGCAATTGGTCAGCGAGGAGGCGATGACGCCCCGGCCGGGCGGCGACTTCATGATGACGCGCCTGGTCGAAGCGATGCTCATCGAGGCGATGCGCGCGAGCGCCACGGCCGACGCGCCGGCAGGGATGCTGCGCGGGCTCGGGGACGATCGGCTGGCGAAAGCATTGGAGCAGATGCACGCGAAGGTCGAGCGCCCCTGGACGGTGGCTCAACTGGCGAAACTGGCGGCGTTGTCGCGTTCCGCGTTCTACGAGCGTTTCACGCGCACGGTCGGCGTGGCGCCGATGGCGTATCTGCTGGCCTGGCGCATGGAGATCGCCAAAGAACTGCTACGGGCGGGAAAGCTGACGGTGTCGGGGGCTGCGGAGCGCGTCGGCTACGGTTCGACGAGCACGTTCAGCACGGCGTTCAGCCGGCAGGTGGGAATGGCGCCGAGTCGATATGCGCGTGGAGCGCCGAACCGCGAGAATGCGCGCGTTCCAACAACGACAGAGGGAGTGGAATCATGA
- a CDS encoding response regulator, with the protein MKILLIEDDLDLGNGVRIALTDHGMDIVWARNIEGALRQLQDTPCDLVLLDLGLPDGDGLHLLARLRREQGSLPVLILSARDALKDRLQGLDSGADDYLVKPFEIAELVSRIRALARRSYGFDGDVLAVRELQLHIPTRRVTVSGRAVELTVSEYDLLRLLMMRTDRIVTRRTLEEQVLPGGQSNASNSLDVHMANLRRKIGDGYVRTVRGVGYVIDLQEGA; encoded by the coding sequence ATGAAGATCCTGCTCATCGAAGACGACCTGGACCTGGGCAACGGCGTGCGCATCGCGCTGACCGACCACGGCATGGACATCGTCTGGGCGCGCAACATCGAAGGCGCACTCCGCCAGCTCCAGGACACGCCCTGCGACCTGGTCCTGCTCGACCTCGGTCTGCCCGACGGCGACGGCCTGCATCTGCTCGCGCGGCTGCGACGCGAGCAAGGCTCCCTCCCCGTGCTCATCCTCAGCGCGCGCGACGCGTTGAAGGACCGGCTGCAGGGCCTCGACTCCGGCGCGGACGACTACCTGGTGAAGCCCTTCGAGATCGCCGAGCTGGTCTCGCGCATCCGCGCCCTCGCCCGCCGCAGCTACGGCTTCGACGGCGACGTGCTCGCCGTGCGCGAGCTGCAGCTGCACATCCCCACGCGTCGCGTCACCGTCTCGGGACGCGCCGTCGAACTCACCGTCAGCGAGTACGACCTGCTGCGACTGCTGATGATGCGCACCGACCGCATCGTCACCCGCCGCACGCTGGAGGAGCAGGTGCTCCCCGGCGGTCAGAGCAACGCGAGCAACTCGCTCGACGTGCACATGGCCAACCTGCGCCGCAAGATCGGCGACGGGTATGTCCGCACCGTGCGCGGCGTCGGCTACGTCATCGATCTGCAGGAGGGGGCATGA
- a CDS encoding HAMP domain-containing sensor histidine kinase, with protein MSASALRWPKVAMAAVFRPSLVRRLLVAQMLLLTLLWSIGFAYLLFQGARPLLQSHRIYETINAIADELVDDPARRHRVLTRAHEAIVDEFDELNDPKPSFIVEQRGQVAYRSPQAPAVVPSGPLDEEYPLRIDGVGYVAKTVMAPSGTRTTFLAQNHGMNVFITIFSKSFYLLPLFISLPFLLLPAWLSIRLAMRPWTGVAREMTARGPQDLSPLAYRGGHRELAVMVDAINGWMRRVRDSSERERSFVADAAHELRTPLAAMLVNVEALKADARDERERQLMAGVMSSGHRATRMVNQLLRLMRSEAHGADPVERVELDRLLQDRLAVLSPLASARSVELELSAEPGLCVAAQMTSLESLVDNLVENAVKYGPVGGTVRVMLKRAGGEAVLYVTDQGPGIPPALRGRVFDRFFRDPAQREPGSGLGLAIVKAVLDQLGGRIEMRDRHDGTVGTVGTVGTDGTSSGLEVAVTLPLADASGARASLAPLEPQT; from the coding sequence ATGAGCGCGTCGGCCCTCCGATGGCCGAAGGTCGCGATGGCCGCCGTCTTCAGGCCCAGCCTCGTCCGTCGGCTGCTCGTGGCGCAGATGCTGCTGCTGACGCTGCTCTGGTCGATCGGATTCGCCTACCTGCTGTTCCAAGGGGCGCGGCCGCTGCTCCAGAGCCATCGCATCTACGAGACGATCAATGCGATCGCCGACGAGCTCGTCGACGATCCCGCCCGCCGCCACCGCGTCCTGACCCGCGCCCATGAGGCGATCGTCGATGAGTTCGACGAACTCAACGATCCGAAACCCAGCTTCATCGTCGAGCAGCGCGGGCAGGTCGCCTATCGCAGCCCGCAGGCGCCTGCGGTCGTTCCGTCCGGACCGTTGGACGAGGAGTACCCGCTTCGCATCGACGGCGTGGGCTACGTTGCCAAGACGGTGATGGCGCCCAGCGGAACACGGACGACGTTCCTCGCCCAGAACCACGGGATGAACGTCTTCATCACGATCTTCTCCAAGAGCTTCTACCTGCTGCCGCTCTTCATCAGCCTGCCCTTCCTGCTGCTGCCGGCCTGGCTGTCGATCCGCCTGGCCATGCGGCCCTGGACCGGCGTCGCCCGCGAGATGACCGCGCGCGGTCCGCAAGACCTGTCCCCGCTCGCCTATCGCGGCGGTCATCGCGAACTCGCGGTCATGGTCGACGCGATCAACGGCTGGATGCGGCGCGTCCGCGACAGCAGCGAACGCGAGCGCAGCTTCGTCGCCGACGCCGCCCACGAATTGCGCACGCCGTTGGCGGCGATGCTCGTCAACGTGGAGGCGCTGAAGGCGGACGCGCGCGACGAGCGGGAACGCCAGCTCATGGCCGGCGTGATGAGCAGCGGCCATCGCGCGACGCGCATGGTCAACCAGCTGCTGCGCCTGATGCGCAGCGAGGCGCACGGCGCCGATCCGGTCGAGCGCGTCGAGTTGGACCGCCTCCTGCAGGACCGCCTGGCGGTGCTATCGCCGCTGGCCTCGGCGCGGTCGGTGGAACTGGAGTTGAGCGCCGAGCCCGGCCTCTGCGTCGCGGCGCAGATGACGTCGCTGGAGTCGCTGGTCGACAACCTCGTCGAGAACGCCGTCAAGTACGGCCCGGTCGGCGGCACGGTGCGCGTGATGTTGAAGCGCGCCGGCGGCGAGGCCGTGCTGTACGTGACGGATCAGGGCCCCGGCATCCCGCCGGCGCTGCGCGGGCGCGTGTTCGACCGCTTCTTCCGCGATCCCGCGCAGCGCGAGCCCGGCAGCGGGCTGGGGCTGGCCATCGTCAAGGCGGTGCTGGACCAGCTCGGCGGGAGGATCGAGATGCGCGATCGCCACGACGGCACCGTTGGCACCGTTGGCACCGTTGGCACCGACGGCACGAGCAGCGGGTTGGAAGTCGCCGTCACGCTGCCGCTCGCGGATGCGTCCGGAGCGCGAGCGTCGCTTGCCCCGCTCGAACCTCAGACCTGA
- a CDS encoding MipA/OmpV family protein, protein MTTTMKLSPVVLVSLMLPICGGAQAQSTAADASSATVVVQAGVAVATRYAGSDERAVVPLLGLEYAHPSGFFASTQRGLGYAGSAGPLSYSAALGYRGKREEKKTTGLGFSSGSKYLRGMGEVKGSATANLTLSYAVMERLQLQVATEQPVSNRDNGALYSVGAAATLLEDGKNTMVLSVAANAADRKYMQTYHGVTAAQSARSGYAAYTPKAGAHLAEAGVSWQHKLSSEWSVTGMVGAQTLLGDAKKSPLTRRTTSLVGAVFVSYSY, encoded by the coding sequence ATGACCACCACCATGAAGCTCTCTCCTGTTGTTCTCGTCTCCCTGATGCTGCCGATCTGCGGCGGCGCGCAGGCGCAATCCACCGCGGCGGATGCGTCGTCGGCCACGGTGGTCGTTCAAGCCGGCGTGGCCGTCGCGACGCGCTATGCGGGCTCCGACGAGCGGGCGGTGGTCCCGCTGCTCGGCCTCGAGTACGCGCATCCCAGCGGCTTCTTCGCGAGCACGCAACGCGGCCTCGGCTACGCGGGATCGGCGGGACCGCTGAGCTACAGCGCGGCGCTCGGGTATCGCGGCAAGCGGGAGGAGAAGAAGACCACCGGCCTCGGCTTCAGCAGCGGCAGCAAGTACCTGCGCGGCATGGGGGAAGTGAAGGGCAGTGCGACGGCGAACCTGACGCTGAGCTATGCCGTGATGGAACGGCTGCAGCTGCAGGTGGCGACGGAGCAGCCGGTCTCCAACCGGGACAACGGCGCGCTCTACAGCGTGGGGGCGGCGGCGACGCTGCTGGAGGATGGGAAGAACACGATGGTGCTGTCGGTGGCGGCGAACGCGGCCGACAGGAAGTACATGCAGACGTACCACGGGGTGACGGCGGCGCAGTCGGCGAGGTCCGGCTATGCGGCCTATACGCCCAAGGCCGGCGCGCATCTCGCAGAGGCCGGTGTGAGCTGGCAGCACAAGCTCTCTTCGGAGTGGAGCGTCACCGGGATGGTCGGCGCGCAGACGCTGCTCGGGGATGCGAAGAAGAGCCCGCTCACCCGGCGCACGACGTCGCTGGTGGGGGCGGTGTTTGTGAGTTATTCGTATTGA
- a CDS encoding cupin domain-containing protein, with translation MLNRPFVCLAYAALASAGAEAEAETKLPAKTAIQQITPAGASASIPGPAEFFTGRVRIDPVYPANETINASGGLVTFEPGARSAWHTHPLGQYLVVTAGVGLTQEWGRSIQVIRPGDVVWCPPGVKHWHGAAPTTAMTHMAVTGALDGKNVDWMEKVSDEQYLAR, from the coding sequence ATGCTGAATCGCCCATTCGTCTGCCTCGCCTACGCGGCACTCGCGAGCGCCGGCGCCGAAGCCGAAGCCGAAACCAAGTTGCCTGCGAAGACCGCCATACAGCAGATCACGCCCGCCGGCGCGTCCGCCTCGATCCCCGGGCCGGCGGAGTTCTTCACCGGCCGCGTACGCATCGATCCGGTCTATCCCGCCAACGAGACCATCAACGCTTCTGGCGGCCTGGTGACCTTCGAGCCGGGCGCGCGTTCCGCGTGGCACACGCATCCGCTGGGCCAATATCTGGTGGTCACGGCCGGCGTCGGACTGACGCAGGAATGGGGCCGGTCGATCCAGGTGATCCGCCCCGGCGACGTCGTCTGGTGCCCGCCTGGCGTGAAGCACTGGCACGGCGCAGCGCCTACGACGGCGATGACGCACATGGCTGTGACCGGCGCCCTCGACGGCAAGAACGTCGACTGGATGGAAAAGGTCAGCGATGAGCAGTACCTCGCCCGCTGA
- the gorA gene encoding glutathione-disulfide reductase encodes MQQFDFDLFVIGAGSGGARAARVAAKHGARVGIAEGANFGGTCVNRGCVPKKLMVYASRFPDAFKAGKAFGWHAPEASFDWHALMDHKDTEINRLENVYERNLHGVGVQTFSEHATLLDAHSVRLRTSGKVVTAERILIATGAAPDRPRFPGVDLAITSDELFHLNKQPRRLLIVGGGYIAVEFAGVFAGLGSQVTQLVRGPALLRGFDDEIAGTLREHLSLRGVDLVFDDRIERVRREGAALQVETTGGRSFEVDTVLLSTGRRPNIEGLGLETAGVEVNDKGAIVVGPGGRTSVASIFAIGDVTDRLNLTPVAIREGQAFSDRHYGGIESPEIDYALVPTAVFTTPEIGVVGLTEAQARERHPQLRVLKTRFRSMAQAFAGSQDQVFFKVLVDDATDRVVGVHLLGEGVAEMIQFIAVALKANATWLDFRSTVALHPTIAEELVTLK; translated from the coding sequence ATGCAGCAGTTCGACTTTGATCTCTTCGTGATCGGCGCAGGTTCCGGCGGCGCACGCGCCGCCCGGGTCGCCGCAAAACATGGCGCCCGCGTGGGCATCGCCGAGGGCGCCAACTTCGGCGGCACCTGCGTCAACCGCGGTTGCGTCCCCAAGAAGCTGATGGTCTACGCCAGCCGCTTCCCCGATGCGTTCAAGGCCGGCAAGGCCTTCGGATGGCACGCGCCGGAGGCCAGCTTCGACTGGCACGCGTTGATGGACCACAAGGACACGGAGATCAATCGTCTGGAGAACGTCTACGAGCGCAATCTCCACGGGGTCGGCGTCCAGACCTTTTCCGAACACGCCACGCTGCTGGACGCCCACTCGGTGCGGCTGCGCACCAGCGGCAAGGTCGTGACGGCCGAGCGGATCCTCATCGCCACCGGCGCCGCCCCTGACCGTCCCCGCTTCCCCGGCGTCGACCTGGCGATCACGTCCGACGAGCTCTTCCATCTGAACAAGCAGCCGCGTCGCCTCCTGATCGTCGGCGGCGGCTACATCGCCGTGGAGTTCGCCGGCGTCTTCGCCGGTCTGGGCAGTCAGGTGACGCAGCTTGTGCGGGGCCCTGCGCTGCTTCGGGGCTTCGACGACGAGATCGCCGGGACGCTGCGCGAGCACCTGTCCCTGCGCGGGGTCGATCTGGTCTTCGATGACCGCATCGAACGGGTCCGGCGCGAAGGCGCGGCCTTGCAGGTCGAAACGACCGGCGGTCGCTCCTTCGAGGTGGACACGGTCCTGCTCAGCACCGGCCGTCGCCCGAACATCGAGGGACTCGGGCTTGAGACAGCCGGCGTCGAGGTCAACGACAAGGGCGCCATCGTGGTTGGCCCTGGCGGCCGCACGAGCGTCGCTTCCATCTTCGCCATCGGCGACGTCACCGATCGTCTGAACCTGACGCCGGTGGCCATTCGCGAGGGCCAGGCGTTCTCGGACCGCCACTACGGCGGCATCGAGTCACCGGAGATCGACTACGCGCTGGTCCCGACCGCCGTCTTCACGACGCCCGAGATCGGCGTCGTGGGCCTGACCGAGGCGCAGGCGCGAGAACGTCATCCCCAGCTGCGCGTGCTGAAGACGCGATTCCGCTCAATGGCGCAGGCTTTCGCCGGCTCGCAGGATCAGGTCTTCTTCAAGGTGCTCGTCGATGACGCGACGGACCGCGTGGTGGGCGTGCACCTGCTCGGCGAAGGCGTCGCGGAGATGATCCAGTTCATCGCGGTCGCCTTGAAGGCGAACGCGACCTGGCTGGACTTCCGCAGCACGGTCGCCCTGCATCCGACCATCGCGGAAGAGCTCGTCACGCTCAAGTGA
- a CDS encoding LysR family transcriptional regulator, with the protein MARDRISDVQAFLLVARERSFTRAAAQLGVSPSALSHTVRSLEEGLGVRLLTRTTRSVSVTEAGERLLKSVGPRLAEVDAELNAVSDLADKPKGTIRITSTDYAVDTALWPRLAPLLIDYPDLKVDVTIDYGLVDVVAQRYDLGIRSGDQVAKDMIAVRIGPDRRMVIVGTPGYLQSRAAPRKPEDLLGHNCIALRFASGGLYAWELKKGKRELQVRAEGQATFNGAYQTLNAALAGCGLAFVPEDLAEPHVAAGRLQYVLEDWFPTFPGLHMYYASRRQPSRALSLIIDALRYRG; encoded by the coding sequence ATGGCGCGCGACAGGATCAGTGATGTGCAGGCGTTTCTCCTCGTGGCGAGAGAGCGGAGCTTCACCCGTGCGGCGGCCCAGCTGGGTGTGTCGCCTTCGGCGTTGAGCCACACCGTGCGCAGCCTGGAGGAAGGGCTGGGCGTGCGTCTTCTGACCCGGACCACGCGCAGCGTCTCGGTGACGGAAGCGGGCGAGCGGCTGTTGAAGTCGGTGGGACCGCGGTTGGCGGAGGTGGACGCGGAGCTCAACGCGGTCAGCGACCTGGCCGACAAGCCCAAGGGGACCATCCGCATCACGTCGACGGACTACGCCGTGGACACGGCGCTGTGGCCGAGGCTCGCGCCGCTGCTCATCGACTATCCCGACCTGAAGGTGGACGTCACGATCGACTACGGTCTGGTCGACGTCGTGGCGCAGCGCTACGACCTGGGCATCCGCTCGGGCGACCAGGTCGCGAAGGACATGATCGCGGTCCGCATCGGCCCGGACCGCCGGATGGTGATCGTCGGGACGCCGGGTTATCTGCAGTCGAGGGCGGCGCCGCGCAAGCCGGAGGACCTGCTCGGACACAACTGCATCGCGCTGCGTTTTGCGAGCGGCGGGCTCTACGCGTGGGAGTTGAAGAAGGGCAAGCGCGAGCTGCAGGTTCGTGCGGAGGGGCAGGCCACGTTCAACGGGGCGTATCAGACGCTCAATGCGGCGCTCGCCGGGTGTGGGTTGGCGTTCGTGCCGGAGGACCTGGCGGAGCCGCATGTGGCGGCGGGCAGGTTGCAGTACGTGCTGGAGGACTGGTTTCCGACGTTCCCCGGGTTGCACATGTACTACGCCAGCCGGCGGCAGCCGTCGCGGGCGTTGTCGTTGATCATCGACGCGTTGAGGTACAGGGGTTGA
- a CDS encoding carboxymuconolactone decarboxylase family protein, producing the protein MSSTSPADDGTATRRELLTLLVAAAPGVALGQARTDPSSASGPSCMTTPSTNALTDRQLAIGPIAAACAVGDMPRLAAALDQGLNAGLTVSETKEVLVQLYAYAGFPRSLNALGELMGVLDKRRARGVQDTAGKESGPGPTGAALLAAGTANQTKLAGAPVRGALFDFAPTIDQFLKTHLFGDIFVRDALDWGSRELATVAALSAMVGVESQLLAHVRISLNVGLTADQLRQLAGELKHRGHAEAGESLFSAVDKHLKALKSG; encoded by the coding sequence ATGAGCAGTACCTCGCCCGCTGACGACGGCACGGCGACGCGCCGCGAACTGCTGACCCTGCTGGTCGCCGCTGCCCCGGGCGTCGCACTCGGCCAGGCAAGGACTGACCCTTCAAGCGCTTCCGGACCTTCTTGCATGACGACACCCTCGACAAACGCCTTGACCGACCGGCAGCTGGCCATCGGCCCCATCGCCGCCGCCTGTGCCGTTGGCGACATGCCTCGACTGGCCGCTGCGCTCGATCAAGGATTGAATGCGGGCCTCACCGTCAGCGAGACCAAGGAAGTGCTGGTGCAGCTCTACGCCTATGCCGGCTTTCCGCGCTCGCTCAATGCATTGGGCGAGCTGATGGGGGTGCTCGACAAGCGGCGCGCCCGCGGCGTGCAGGACACCGCCGGCAAAGAGTCCGGTCCCGGGCCGACCGGCGCCGCGTTGCTCGCCGCCGGCACGGCCAACCAGACGAAGCTGGCGGGGGCGCCGGTGCGCGGGGCGCTCTTCGATTTCGCGCCGACCATCGACCAGTTCCTCAAGACGCATCTGTTCGGCGACATCTTCGTCCGTGACGCGCTCGATTGGGGGAGCCGGGAACTGGCCACCGTGGCGGCACTGTCGGCGATGGTCGGCGTCGAGTCGCAGTTGCTGGCGCACGTTCGCATCAGTCTGAATGTCGGGCTGACGGCGGATCAACTGCGCCAGCTCGCGGGCGAGCTCAAGCACCGAGGCCATGCGGAGGCTGGCGAAAGCTTGTTCTCCGCCGTGGACAAGCACCTGAAAGCGTTGAAGTCGGGTTGA